In Nitrospirota bacterium, the sequence AGTTCCGTGGCCTGCACGAGTGGGGGCGGAGCGGTATCTTCGATCTCCTCGCATGATAACCACCATACTCCGTTCCAAGAATGGCAGATCCTCGACACGGCGACGGGTCAACCGGTCTCTCTCGACCAGTGGACCTTGTTGTTACTGCAACAGGAGATCATCTATCTTGGCGAGGAACATCACAATCGATTTCACATTGATGCAGCAATAACGCTGCTGCGGAGGTTGCAGGCGGAGGGGCGCACACCCGTCTTAGCCATGGAAATGTTCGGCTGGGACGGCCAAGCAGCATTGGATCAGTATCTTTCCGATTCCGACACAACCAGACAGGAATTCCTCGAGGCTGTCCGGTGGAAACAAAACTGGGGCGGCTCTTACGAGGACTACGAGCCGTTGGTCCTGTTAGCAAAGGCGCAACATTGGACGGTTCGAGCCTTGAATCCCCCAAAGGCATTGGTCCGAAGCGTCGCGCAACATGGATTGGCTCAGGCACAATCTGATCCGGTTATGGCGGAATGGGGCATGAAGGACGAAGCCATCGTCGATGACCCGGTCTACCGAGCCCGTATTCTCGAACAGCTCCAGGCCTGTCATGGCGGCGGGGATGACCGCCTCTATCAAACAATGTATGAAGCCTCCATGGTCCGGGACGAAGCGATGGCCAAGACCCTAGTCAATCGCCTCAACCAGATTCGCGCTGGAACTGATTCGATGGCTGGACCGCTGGTGAGCTATACCGGAGGCGGACATATTCAGTATAACCTTCCGGTTCCGAAACGAGTGGTCCGCCGTCTGACAGGTCCAGCCCGCCAGGTGAGCGTCTACATGACATCGTTTGAGGTGGGACGTATCGAGGAACTACAAGAGATGATCCGTGAAAAGATTGCCGATTATCTCTGGCTGACTCCTGTCAGTAGCCAGGGCCCTCCCCGCCGTTGCCGATAGAAACTCGATTCGTGAGTGGCACCGAACACTTCGTGGTGATCGCCTCTCACATGTATGGATAAAGGAGAAGTGATGTCTGGAAAACCAGTGATTGCCCAGCGAACTCCCTGCACGTTAGAAGTTGGTCCGGGAACCATCTATTGGTGTAGATGTGGTCGCTCGAAGACGCAACCATTTTGCGATGGTTCCCATACGGGGACTGAATTCTCGCCGATGGAAGTCCATTTTGAAGAAAAAAAACGGGTCTCGCTCTGCGGCTGTAAACACACGAAAAAGCCGCCTTTCTGCGACGGCTCCCACTCGAAGATCTAACGAATCGCCCTGCGTCTGGCGTGAGACAGCACTATCTGATTTCGAAGGATGGCACGTTGATAACGACGGAGAATCTCGAGGCATCATGACTGCCGGTGAAAAACCGACGAACTCTTGACAGTTTAGTCGGCCCGTCTCAGACTACGCGGGAACATCAGTTGGAGTCGTTCGCGATTGGGAACACAGCGCATGCGAAATAAGATCCCCTGCTCTGCTGAGCGGTTAAGCCTCCTGGACCCTCCCATGATCCAGGCAGTGGTGGATCGCAATGCCTTTCACATCGGCAGTCAGTACCTCTCCGAGAATCGCGTTCGGATTGTCGAGGCCGATGACGCGCAGATTTCGTCCGCCGTCATTGGAAATTCCGGCCTCTACGAACAGACGATCCGTCTCAAAGAGGGGCATCTCATCTCCAAGTGCAGCTGTTCATTGCCTGAAGAGCCCATGTGCCGCCATTGCATCGCGGTTCTATTGGAGTATCATCGATGGGCGCAACCAAGGAACGGTCAACAAAAGAAGGCGAAGCCTTCCGCGGCCCCGCAGCCGGCACAGGCCCCTCCGAATAACAATGGTACGGCCACATCTACACCACCAACCGCCGCCGCGACGACGACGGACTTTAAGTTGGGAGAAGTGATGGCCTTCATTGAATGGCTTCAGCCCACGATCAAGGCATTGGAGCGAGGCCAACCATTGCCTGATTCACCAAAGCTCAGTGGCGAACTGGCTCCCTGGACTCAAGCCATTCGCAATTTAGAAGAACGCCGCCGCGAGAGCGAAGATGTGCGGATCAACCTGGAATCCGATATGCGGGACCGAGAGGCCTACGTCGGACGCTTAACGCAACAGCTGCAAGCCTCCATGGAAGAGATCAAATCCACCCAAGCCAGTACGCAAAGCCTGCAACAAGAGCTTACCGCTTGCAAGGAAATGCTGGCGAAGGTTTCCGAGGTGGCATCAGAGGTCGGGAGTTACGACAGTCAACTCAAATCTCTGTCTGGCGAGGTCTTATCAAAAGGGGCACAGCTCGACAAGCTGGCCAACTCATTCAGAGAAGTCTCAACGGCATTGAAGGCCCTGACCAAGCCCTCCGGCACCTCCTAGCCCATACCGTTTCGCACCCTCTCCGACCCTCTTTTCTCATTACCAAAATTATTGCGAATTGCTAGACGATTTCAGTATAATGCGGCCCTTGTTCGTCTAATTGATGAAGGGAGGGTCGAGTGATGAAAAAGATCGGAGCAGAGGTTTTCGTAACGGCTGGCATGGTCCTGTGGACTGGTGTCACCTATGTTCTAGCAAATGAACCGCACGGGGAGGGCGCACCAGACTATAGCGGTGTAACCAGTATCTATTACACCTTGATCGGGCTGATCCTCGCCTATGGCTTCTACGACTCCTTCCTCAAAAAGTCCTAGTCCATACACAGATCAATTGAGTTCGGTCCCTGCCTGATGTGATTTGTATTGGGCAGGGACTTTCTCTCCCCTACTTTCCTCTTCGTGAGCCCCAGTCACCGGTTCCGCTGGAGTAATGGCTCAAGCGCTGGGAATATTTTCTCTACAATGACGCGATAGCCCTCTCCCGTCGGATGAATACCGTCTGCTTGATTGAGCAGCGAGGAGCCTGCCACGCCATCGAGAAAAAATGGAATCGTCGTGAGATGATATTGGCTCGCCAGTGCGCCATAGAGCGCCTCGAACCTTGCGGTGTACTCCATGCCATAATTGGGAGGGAGTTTCATCCCGGCTAACACAACAGTGACCGACGACTGTTGAAGTTGCTGAATGATCCGCTCAAGGTTGTCCTTCGTCTCGTGAAGACTGAGGCCACGAAGCCCGTCATTGGCGCCTAACTCTACGATGACGATCGAAGGCTTGCTCTTCATGACCCAGGGTACCCTCCTCAGTCCACCAGCCGTCGTCTCACCACTGACTCCTGCATTGATGACCCGATAGGGATAACCAACCACATCGAGTTTCTGCTGTAGTTGCGCAGGGTAGGATTCATGCTGTGCCACACCTAAGCCGGCCGTCAGGCTGTTGCCGAAGGCGACAATCCGTGGCCGTTCGGCAGAGACTTGGGCCTTCGGTCGACCAAGCTGTGCCGTGACGTCAGTTCCCAGCTGTTGCCCAACGCCTTCGCGAGGAACACTTGAAGAGGGGGGAGAAGGCGCATTGGCGCGATCACAGCCGGATAGGCCGAAGAGGGAGAGGCAGAATAATAGTTTTGTGAGTACCCATAAATGACGCATATTTGTTGAGTATAATATAGGCTTTACGCAGACGATACGGTAGGAGCCTGACGAACATGATCTCACTCGATCACCTCACGATGCGCTTGGCCGGCGGCGGTCATCAGATCACGATCCTTGATGATATCACCGTCTCAATCCCTGACAAGCAACGCGTGGCTATCGTCGGTCCATCAGGAAGCGGCAAGTCCACCTTGCTAGGCCTCATCGCGGGGCTGGATCAGCCAACGTCAGGATCCATCAAGATAGACGGAGTCGAGATCTCTACAATGCGAGAGAACGCCTTGGCGCGATATCGCCGCGATCACATCGGCTATATCTTCCAATCCTTTCACCTTATTCCCACCCTCACGGCCCTGGAAAATGTCCTGGTGCCGTTAGAGTTGGCCGGGATACATGGAGCGCAGGCTCGTGCCACGGACCTGTTAGGAGCTGTTGGCCTTGCAAGTCGGTTGTCCCATTATCCCGTCCAACTATCTGGAGGCGAACAGCAACGGGTGGCTGTGGCCAGAGCGTTCGCCTGTCGCCCACCAATCCTGTTAGCAGACGAGCCAACCGGCAACTTGGATTCGGCCACAGGGCAACACATCATGAGTCTGCTCCTGTCGCTCCATCGCGATTTCGGCACCACCCTCGTCCTCGTCACGCATGATCGAGCCATGGCCTCTTCGATGGAACGCATCATTGCGTTGCGCGACGGTCGCATCGAATCCGATAGCCTCAATGACCCAGAACCTTCGGTCGCAGAGTCACCGCGGTGAACCCCTTCATCTTCAGAATGGCCTGGCGGGAAACCAGAGGTGCTTGGCGCCACTTTCTGTATTTCTTCGCTTGCATTGCGATCGGCGTCGGGGCCTTGGTCGGAGTATCGCTGTTTGGCATGAACGTGGATCGCGCCGTCACGAAAGAAGCGCGCGGTCTATTAGGTGGCGATGTCGAAATTCGCCTGACACATCCCCTGACTCTTGCGGGGCACAGGGTGCTGGACTCGCTGGGCGAGCGAAACATCGTCTTCACCCATGTGAGCGAACTCATTGCGATGGCCGCGCGCACCACTCAACAGCCTTCCGGGGCCCAAGCGACTCAGATCATCGAACTCAAAGCCATCGAATCGGCCTATCCCCTGTACGGGGCGATCCGACTCGACCCGGCTCAATCGCTCGATGTCCTCCTCCACCCGGATGAACATCGCTGTGGCGGACAGGCCTGCTTTGGAGCCGTGGTGCAGGAGTCGCTGCTGATCCGGATGGGCCTCTCCGTGGGAGATCAACTCAAGATCGGTCACGTGAGGTTTTTAATTACCGGCATCGTCCGGACCGAGCCGGATCGAATGGCCAATGCGTTCAGCTTAGGCCCACGGGTGATGATTGCCCAGGAGGGCCTACGGGCAGCGGAGCTGATCAAACCGGGGAGCCGGGTGCGAGAGCGGTATCTCGTGAAGATACCGCCCGGCATAGCGCTGGAGCCCCTCATCACGGAACTGCGTGGCCGGCTGGCGACAGATTCCGTGCGCATATCCAGCTATCGCGCGGCCCAACCGCAGTTGAGGCAATTTCTCGACCAGCTCTCCCGTTATCTCGGGCTGATTGGGCTCACAGCGTTATTCATCGGTGGACTGGGGGTCGGAACCTCGATTCACGCGTTCTTGCGCGACAAACTGCGAACGATCGCGATCTTGAAAGCGCTTGGCGCCGATTCGACCATGGTAGTCTCGACCTACGTGGTCCAAACGATCATCTTAGGATCAGTGGGGAGCTTCGCGGGAATCCTCTTGGGGATCGGGCTTCAACGGGTATTCCCTCCGCTTATGGCCGGTCTATTTTCATCCAACCTCCTCGACCAATTGGGCGTCTCCTCAGAGCTGTCATGGTCCTCGATATGGCCCATAATGAAAGGGGCCACGTTGGGACTGTTGTCGACGCTACTGTTTACCCTGTGGCCTCTCTTGAAGACTCGAAACATTCACCCCGGTGCGATCTTTCGGCGTGATGCTGAGCAGGCATCGGTCGAGCAGAAGGCCGCCCCTTCACGATGGTGGGTGAGATGGGGACTGACCGATCGTGTCAATGTTGGCACAGCCGCAGGAATCATCCTCGGGCTCTGCGCACTCTCGGTGTGGCAAGCCGGCTCATGGTCGATCGGGTTCCTGTTTCTTGGAGCATTGTCATTCGCCATCGTCCTCCTCTTCCTCTGTGCGCGGATATTCGTACGACTGCTGGGCTGGATGCCGTTACCTCGAGTCTTGAGCCTTCGTTATGCCGTCGGCAATGTCGTGCGGCCAGGAGGACAGGCAGCGGGCATCATGGTCGCCATCGGTATCGGCGCCATGATGATTGTCACGGTGACGTTAGTGGAGCAGGCGTTGTTATACCAAGTGCAGGAAAGTCGACCGGCGGATGCCCCGACCTTCTTCTTTATCGATATTCAGCCTGATCAAGCGCAGGAGTTCCTCTCGCTGGTACATCGTCAGATCGGAGAGGTGATTCCTGAACTCACGCCACTGGTACGGTCACGCCTCCACGCGATCAATGGGCATATCATCGCCGCAGAAGAAGGAGTGCAGAAGGATGAGAAGCGATTGGAAGGCAAAGAAGAGCGCGGGAGACAATGGTACCTCACCAGAGAATATGTATTGACCTTTCTAGAACAGCTCCCGAAAGATAATCGGCTCGTCAAGGGGGAATGGTGGAAACCCGGGCAGGTCTTCTCAACCCCTCAGGTCTCTATAGAAGAAGAGGCCGCCAATCACTTGGGTCTCGAGATTGGCTCACTCGTGGAACTCGATATTCAAGGGACCACCCTGTCGGCTGAAGTGAGTAGTGTCCGGAAAGTCGAGTGGGGAAATTTCTCGACGAACTTCTACATGATCTTCTCCCCGGGAGCGCTCGAAGGAGCGCCGCATACCTATGTGGCGACCGTGCGAGTCTCGCCGGATCAAGAGGTACCGCTGCAACAGGCCGTCGTGGCCTTATTTCCCAACGTCAGCGCGATTCATATCGGCGACGTACTCGATAGTTTTGCGCGAGTGCTCGATCGCCTGTCGCTGGCGATCAGGGCTGTCGCATTATTTTGCGTCGTGGCCGGCGGATTGGTCATGGCGGCGGCGCTCGCCGCAACACGATATCGGCGCCTCTATGAATCGGTGATCCTGAAAGCGCTCGGCGCCACTCGCGGCCTGATCGGTCGTGCGTTTGCCATCGAGTACGTCTTATTAGGCACGGTGGCGGGGCTCATTGGTCTGTCGCTCGGAACAGTCTTGTCATGGGCGGTGTTGCGATATCTGTTCGATCTCCCCTGGACTTTGCATCCACAGGTACTTGGCATAGGCCTCTTCCTGACCATGTTATTGACGTTAGTCGTAGGGTTTGCCAGCACCTATCGGATTCTAGGCCAGCGGCCGCTCGCCGTACTTCGACATGAGTAAGGTACACATATGGGTATGTCTCTGTTGTTCATGCCTACGTAGGGCAATCCAGCGGACCGGTTGGCTCGTGAATCAAGAAAACAGGCCGGTAATCAGACCGCGTAATCCGACAGACGCAGGTCGAGGATGCGACGAATGCGGCGTTCCTCTGAATGGAGAAATCCAGAAAACCGAAGACCAACGCCGTCAGTAAAGCGGGCCCGCACGATCGCTTCGTCGATCATGATGGGAAGATCGTACTCACCGGACTGAAGCTCCAGCATCACGTGGCATCCCATCGGGAGTCGTTGATTCGTTCTGATACGGCATCCTCGCAGGGACAGATTCACCATGGTCCCTTCAACCACGACCCGTTGAGTCGGATCGTGCACGGGCCGAACCTGTGCCGGATACTGAACCGGGACACGCGCATAATTTCGCCGAGGGTTCGTTGTGAGCTTGCCGAGGAAAGTGGTAAACCGATGGGCACAGAGCTGACAGCGAAAGGGGTAGATGGTCAAGGCGCTAAGAAGTCGCTCTGTGGCTCCTGATCGAGGAGCCAATTTTGTTTTCGCGGTCCCGCACTTCGGACAGTTCGCAGTGCGCATGGTCGGTCAACACTCCCGTGATTCGCCGTTGAGGGACGATGGTAGTCCGTTCATCGGAAAGCATAGTGTACCGACACCTTCTGCCACGCAACAAGCCCTCGTTCAGGGGGGGCGTGAGGCGAAGGTGGGCATCAGCCTACGTCCTGTCAGCCCTACAACAAATGGGTCACAGCTGTCCCTGCTTCCCCCTCTTTCCTCTCATTTTACAACCGTGTATCAACGATCTTGATGTACTGACGTAACACGGCCCCATCCCGTTCCCGCACGTTTACCGTAATCCTTAGCTGCTCCAGGTACTGTTCCAAGGTTTTCCCACCGAGATCGATCTTCCCTGAGACAAAGAACTCCCGCACGCCTTGTTCGAGTGTTGGGGTGGCGAGGTTGACAATCCCCCCGCACATGCGACGCAGA encodes:
- a CDS encoding ChaN family lipoprotein, yielding MCQLLLVVGTLWSSVACTSGGGAVSSISSHDNHHTPFQEWQILDTATGQPVSLDQWTLLLLQQEIIYLGEEHHNRFHIDAAITLLRRLQAEGRTPVLAMEMFGWDGQAALDQYLSDSDTTRQEFLEAVRWKQNWGGSYEDYEPLVLLAKAQHWTVRALNPPKALVRSVAQHGLAQAQSDPVMAEWGMKDEAIVDDPVYRARILEQLQACHGGGDDRLYQTMYEASMVRDEAMAKTLVNRLNQIRAGTDSMAGPLVSYTGGGHIQYNLPVPKRVVRRLTGPARQVSVYMTSFEVGRIEELQEMIREKIADYLWLTPVSSQGPPRRCR
- a CDS encoding CDGSH iron-sulfur domain-containing protein, whose protein sequence is MSGKPVIAQRTPCTLEVGPGTIYWCRCGRSKTQPFCDGSHTGTEFSPMEVHFEEKKRVSLCGCKHTKKPPFCDGSHSKI
- a CDS encoding arylesterase — encoded protein: MRHLWVLTKLLFCLSLFGLSGCDRANAPSPPSSSVPREGVGQQLGTDVTAQLGRPKAQVSAERPRIVAFGNSLTAGLGVAQHESYPAQLQQKLDVVGYPYRVINAGVSGETTAGGLRRVPWVMKSKPSIVIVELGANDGLRGLSLHETKDNLERIIQQLQQSSVTVVLAGMKLPPNYGMEYTARFEALYGALASQYHLTTIPFFLDGVAGSSLLNQADGIHPTGEGYRVIVEKIFPALEPLLQRNR
- a CDS encoding ABC transporter ATP-binding protein; its protein translation is MISLDHLTMRLAGGGHQITILDDITVSIPDKQRVAIVGPSGSGKSTLLGLIAGLDQPTSGSIKIDGVEISTMRENALARYRRDHIGYIFQSFHLIPTLTALENVLVPLELAGIHGAQARATDLLGAVGLASRLSHYPVQLSGGEQQRVAVARAFACRPPILLADEPTGNLDSATGQHIMSLLLSLHRDFGTTLVLVTHDRAMASSMERIIALRDGRIESDSLNDPEPSVAESPR
- a CDS encoding FtsX-like permease family protein; this encodes MNPFIFRMAWRETRGAWRHFLYFFACIAIGVGALVGVSLFGMNVDRAVTKEARGLLGGDVEIRLTHPLTLAGHRVLDSLGERNIVFTHVSELIAMAARTTQQPSGAQATQIIELKAIESAYPLYGAIRLDPAQSLDVLLHPDEHRCGGQACFGAVVQESLLIRMGLSVGDQLKIGHVRFLITGIVRTEPDRMANAFSLGPRVMIAQEGLRAAELIKPGSRVRERYLVKIPPGIALEPLITELRGRLATDSVRISSYRAAQPQLRQFLDQLSRYLGLIGLTALFIGGLGVGTSIHAFLRDKLRTIAILKALGADSTMVVSTYVVQTIILGSVGSFAGILLGIGLQRVFPPLMAGLFSSNLLDQLGVSSELSWSSIWPIMKGATLGLLSTLLFTLWPLLKTRNIHPGAIFRRDAEQASVEQKAAPSRWWVRWGLTDRVNVGTAAGIILGLCALSVWQAGSWSIGFLFLGALSFAIVLLFLCARIFVRLLGWMPLPRVLSLRYAVGNVVRPGGQAAGIMVAIGIGAMMIVTVTLVEQALLYQVQESRPADAPTFFFIDIQPDQAQEFLSLVHRQIGEVIPELTPLVRSRLHAINGHIIAAEEGVQKDEKRLEGKEERGRQWYLTREYVLTFLEQLPKDNRLVKGEWWKPGQVFSTPQVSIEEEAANHLGLEIGSLVELDIQGTTLSAEVSSVRKVEWGNFSTNFYMIFSPGALEGAPHTYVATVRVSPDQEVPLQQAVVALFPNVSAIHIGDVLDSFARVLDRLSLAIRAVALFCVVAGGLVMAAALAATRYRRLYESVILKALGATRGLIGRAFAIEYVLLGTVAGLIGLSLGTVLSWAVLRYLFDLPWTLHPQVLGIGLFLTMLLTLVVGFASTYRILGQRPLAVLRHE
- a CDS encoding PilZ domain-containing protein, yielding MRTANCPKCGTAKTKLAPRSGATERLLSALTIYPFRCQLCAHRFTTFLGKLTTNPRRNYARVPVQYPAQVRPVHDPTQRVVVEGTMVNLSLRGCRIRTNQRLPMGCHVMLELQSGEYDLPIMIDEAIVRARFTDGVGLRFSGFLHSEERRIRRILDLRLSDYAV